From the Lacipirellulaceae bacterium genome, the window GCGTTTGGTATCTTGCTTTCCAGTATCGTTTTGGGGGAACTGGAGGAAGCTTCCCGCATCCGCCTGTTGCAACTGAGTAGTACCCCTCTTTCCAGCCATCTTTGTAGTGTGCCGGGTGGCAAGGGCTGGTTCCTCCGCTACATTTCCAGGCGCTATGCGTCTTGAAGTGCTTTGCAACTCGGTACTGGAGGTCATGGCACGTAGCACAACCGGCAAGCTGAACGCACACCAAAGCACAGAGGATACGGAGCTTATTCATAGGAGTCATCTAGTCGTTACGAGCAGTGATGGTGCCACTTCAGCCACAAGAGCTGCATGTCATAGCTTCGTATCGAAACGCGTGCAGGGAATTTTTATGAGAACACGATTGGTCCAAACAGACGGCATAATCGTCTTCAGCCGTCTCCATACAGAGCGGCTACGCACTAGGATCGGTTTCAGCCGAGCTGAATCACCGATAAATGCCAGACAGGCGGAGCGACCTGAGTATTCAGTCGAATCCCAGAAATCGGAAAAGTTTAACAGGGAGCCCATTCAGGTAGACTCAGGCACCGAATGGTGAAGTCTCCGCAACTGTTAAGGTCACGCGAACAGCATGCGTTGGTCGTGCGGCGTTGAGAATGCCGTTGTATCATGCGAAAAACCTAGTCATTCGCTTCATTATTCGAGACCTAAGTCCTGCCCACAAAAAAACTTGCGGTGCGAAGTGGCTGCTTCTAGGATGGCAGGAGAGGCCAAGGTCGGCTTTCCCCAGAAAATCCGTCTCGACTGCCACCTTTTTATGACTTCCATTGCTGGGAATCCGAATTCTGAAGGCCCGAGAGGCTCGAAGTCGCTAGCATCGCGAGGGCCTGAAGAAGCGCTCCGCTGCCTGATCGTGCAGCCACAGTTTTCTCAGCACAATTACTGGAACTACACAACCGTCGCCGAGGCTCTGGGAGCAAAAACACCCGCCGCCCCACTGGGTTTGCTCACGGTAGCGGCTCTCTTGCCGCAACATTGGACGTTCGAGCTCGTGGACCTTAACGTCTGCGAACTAACCGATGAGCAATGGGACGCGGCCGACTTGGTTTGCGTGGGGGGGATGCTCCCGCAGCAGGCAGGAATTCTAGAAATAATCCAGCGAGCGAACGACAGCGATAAGTTTCTGGCTGTCGGAGGTCCCGACCCTACCAGCCAGCCGGAGGTTTACCAGCATGCGGACGCCCAGATTATTGGAGAGGGGGAAAATGTCATCCCGCTGTGGCTTGAGTCTTGGCGAGCCGGGCAGCCCGCGGGGCTCTTCGAACATGCGGATCGCCCGGATGTTACGACCGCACCGATTCCACGATTCGATCTGATCGATTTTAAAGACTACGTTCACATCGGTGTGCAGTATTCGCGTGGTTGTCCGTTCAATTGCGAGTTCTGCGACATCATCGAACTTTACGGTCGAGTGCCTCGAAGTAAAACAAGCGAACAGTTCCTTGCGGAGATCAACCGTCTCTACGAGCTCGGCTACCGAGGTTGGGTGGATATCGTGGACGACAATTTCGTCGGCAATAAGCGAGTCGTGAAACCGATGCTGCGCGACTTGAAAGCGTGGCTTCAGGAACGCAAGCATCCGTTCTTTTTCTCGACCGAAGCGACAATGAACTTGGCCGACGATGAAGAGATGCTCAAGCTGATGAGCGATGTCGAGTTCCGCTATGTGTTCATGGGAATTGAGACGCCCGATCCCGAACTTCTGGCGTTGACCCAGAAACGGGTCAACGCGATGACGCCGATCGTCGATCGGGTGAACAAAGTCTATGATCATGGCATCGCGATCACCGCCGGTTTTATCCTTGGATTCGATAACGAAAAGACCGG encodes:
- a CDS encoding B12-binding domain-containing radical SAM protein; translation: MTSIAGNPNSEGPRGSKSLASRGPEEALRCLIVQPQFSQHNYWNYTTVAEALGAKTPAAPLGLLTVAALLPQHWTFELVDLNVCELTDEQWDAADLVCVGGMLPQQAGILEIIQRANDSDKFLAVGGPDPTSQPEVYQHADAQIIGEGENVIPLWLESWRAGQPAGLFEHADRPDVTTAPIPRFDLIDFKDYVHIGVQYSRGCPFNCEFCDIIELYGRVPRSKTSEQFLAEINRLYELGYRGWVDIVDDNFVGNKRVVKPMLRDLKAWLQERKHPFFFSTEATMNLADDEEMLKLMSDVEFRYVFMGIETPDPELLALTQKRVNAMTPIVDRVNKVYDHGIAITAGFILGFDNEKTGNGRMLASCIEETGIVLAMVGLLVALPNTQLARRLQNEKRLLTPEAELAEGDEPYRLVTAGTNAEGTDQSMGLNFITTRDRVEIYEEYRGVIDTVYNANAYLDRVLSTAQRLKPRPHYRTGPRETLRDLKGLARLAWWMTRNRETRLRYWRNSFKTAFMGRGRFKYAQAAMMMYMHFARQSQHVLLQLDASIHFAKHEANYPRKLEAENSKIELPIAEPVESAS